In Deinobacterium chartae, a single genomic region encodes these proteins:
- a CDS encoding type 4a pilus biogenesis protein PilO, with product MFSKVKLKQRDVALIVIVVTALAAMGWYFGMYQPTLTTNQSLQDELDIAQLELVRTRAAAASLGQLREAVAQLEEQQARFLRALPETAEFGRLLADLRSSVLASGATLVSVSQSEAQGASLPAGVRPIGVSLSLEGSFDAIYRVLQSIERLERFSTINALSINLPGEVTSFDPQLSSQLGLTVYTFDPQAATPATTETAPAAPAAPATPEAPAGGTQ from the coding sequence ATGTTCTCCAAAGTCAAACTCAAACAGCGCGACGTGGCGCTGATCGTGATCGTCGTGACCGCCCTGGCCGCCATGGGCTGGTACTTCGGCATGTACCAGCCCACCCTCACCACCAACCAGAGCCTGCAAGACGAACTCGACATCGCCCAGCTCGAACTGGTCCGCACCCGCGCGGCTGCGGCCTCACTGGGCCAGTTGCGCGAAGCCGTGGCCCAGCTCGAGGAGCAGCAGGCCCGCTTCCTGCGCGCCCTGCCCGAGACCGCCGAATTCGGCCGACTGCTCGCCGACTTGCGCAGCAGCGTCTTGGCTTCGGGCGCCACGCTGGTCAGCGTGTCCCAGAGCGAGGCCCAGGGCGCCAGCCTCCCTGCAGGGGTCCGGCCCATCGGAGTGAGCCTCTCGCTGGAAGGCTCGTTCGACGCGATCTACCGCGTTTTGCAGTCGATTGAGCGCCTCGAGCGCTTCTCCACCATCAACGCGCTCTCCATCAATCTCCCCGGCGAGGTGACCTCCTTCGATCCGCAGCTCAGCAGCCAGCTCGGTCTGACGGTCTACACCTTCGATCCCCAGGCAGCCACGCCGGCCACGACCGAGACTGCGCCCGCCGCACCCGCAGCGCCCGCAACGCCCGAAGCCCCCGCCGGAGGAACACAATGA
- the pilM gene encoding type IV pilus assembly protein PilM, with the protein MRNIFKRLLNTRIDAIGLEIGTSAIKIVELRPGSPPVLVQAVSAPTPVGSMQDGTVVEPQAVAQAIKDLMAQHRIAGRYAVTTIANQSAITRNISVPKMDRKELDEAIKWEAERYIPYPIEDVVLDYDLLDNPADLTDEAAQMELVIAAAPHETISRQVEVIKLAGLEPLIIDVKPFAALRALRGNLLGAHLNKTTLSSNHYTEDGEVAVMLEIGASSTAIALVRGDRVLMTRNINISADDFTTALQRAFNLDFPSAEEIKLQYAAATIPTDEDENLLDFDANRERYSPMRVYEIIRPVLNDLITEIRRSLEFYRVQSGDINVDRMYLSGGGAKLRGLAGAISDALGLRVELGNPWLALQVDEGRFDKGFLQSSATEYTVPVGLALRGVTGLD; encoded by the coding sequence ATGAGGAATATTTTCAAGCGGCTGCTCAACACACGCATTGATGCGATCGGCCTCGAGATCGGTACGAGTGCCATTAAGATCGTTGAGCTGCGTCCCGGTTCGCCGCCCGTTCTGGTACAGGCCGTCTCGGCACCCACACCGGTCGGGAGCATGCAGGACGGCACCGTTGTGGAACCCCAAGCGGTGGCACAGGCCATCAAGGATTTGATGGCCCAACACCGGATCGCGGGCCGATACGCGGTGACCACCATCGCCAACCAGAGTGCCATCACCCGCAACATCTCGGTCCCCAAAATGGACCGCAAAGAGCTGGATGAGGCCATCAAGTGGGAAGCCGAGCGCTACATCCCCTACCCGATCGAGGACGTGGTCCTCGACTACGATCTGCTCGACAATCCCGCTGACCTGACCGACGAGGCGGCTCAGATGGAACTGGTGATCGCAGCGGCCCCGCACGAGACCATCTCGCGTCAGGTCGAGGTGATCAAACTGGCTGGCCTCGAACCCCTGATCATCGACGTCAAGCCGTTCGCCGCCCTGCGGGCCCTGCGCGGCAACCTGCTCGGTGCTCACCTGAACAAGACCACCCTCTCGAGCAACCACTACACCGAAGACGGCGAGGTCGCGGTGATGCTCGAAATCGGTGCCTCGAGCACCGCCATCGCCCTGGTGCGCGGTGACCGGGTGCTGATGACCCGCAACATCAACATCTCGGCCGATGACTTCACCACCGCCTTGCAGCGCGCGTTCAACCTGGATTTCCCCAGCGCCGAGGAGATCAAGCTGCAGTACGCGGCGGCCACCATCCCCACCGACGAGGACGAGAACCTGCTCGACTTCGATGCCAACCGCGAACGCTACTCGCCCATGCGCGTCTACGAGATCATCCGCCCGGTCCTAAACGACCTGATCACCGAAATCCGCCGCAGCCTCGAGTTTTACCGCGTGCAATCCGGCGACATCAACGTGGACCGCATGTACCTCTCGGGCGGCGGTGCCAAGCTGCGCGGGCTGGCCGGCGCGATCAGCGATGCCCTGGGCCTGCGGGTCGAGCTGGGTAACCCCTGGCTGGCACTCCAGGTCGACGAGGGCCGCTTCGACAAGGGCTTCCTCCAGAGCAGCGCGACCGAGTACACGGTCCCGGTGGGTCTGGCCCTGCGGGGGGTGACCGGCCTTGATTAG
- a CDS encoding isocitrate/isopropylmalate dehydrogenase family protein: MAKYTICLIEGDGIGHEVIPAARRVLEATGLDLEFVEAHAGYEYFLEHGESVPEATIEKVMATDATLFGAATSPSKKVEGFKGAIRYMRRRLDLFANVRPAKSHPVPGSYENVDLILVRENTEGLYVEQERRYGDTAIADAVITKRASQRIGEYALKLAQRREKKKLAVIHKANVLPVTQGLFLNTIMDEAKNYPDVQSYDVIVDAAAMHLVRNPASFDVLVATNLFGDILSDLTAGLVGGLGIAPSGNIGLEHAVFESVHGSAPDIAGQGVANPTATVLSAAMLLDHLGEHDMARKLENAVDQVLLEGPRTRDLGGTAGTQEFTDALIRCIK, from the coding sequence ATGGCAAAGTACACTATCTGCCTGATCGAAGGCGACGGCATCGGACACGAAGTTATCCCGGCGGCCCGCCGCGTCCTCGAGGCGACCGGCCTTGACCTCGAGTTCGTAGAAGCCCACGCCGGCTACGAGTACTTCCTCGAGCACGGCGAGAGCGTGCCCGAAGCGACCATCGAGAAGGTCATGGCGACCGACGCAACGCTGTTCGGCGCGGCGACCAGCCCCTCGAAGAAGGTCGAAGGCTTCAAGGGCGCGATCCGCTACATGCGCCGCCGTCTGGACCTGTTTGCCAACGTCCGCCCGGCCAAGTCGCACCCGGTGCCCGGCTCGTACGAGAACGTGGACCTGATCTTGGTGCGCGAGAACACCGAGGGGCTGTACGTGGAGCAAGAACGCCGCTACGGCGACACGGCCATCGCCGACGCGGTGATCACTAAGCGCGCCTCGCAGCGCATCGGTGAGTACGCCCTCAAGCTCGCGCAGCGCCGCGAGAAGAAGAAGCTGGCCGTGATCCACAAGGCCAACGTGCTGCCCGTCACCCAGGGCCTGTTCCTCAACACCATCATGGACGAGGCCAAGAACTACCCCGACGTGCAGTCCTACGACGTGATCGTGGACGCCGCCGCCATGCACCTGGTGCGCAATCCCGCCTCGTTTGACGTATTGGTCGCCACCAACTTGTTCGGCGATATCCTCTCGGACCTCACCGCCGGTCTGGTGGGCGGCTTGGGCATCGCGCCCAGCGGCAACATCGGCCTGGAACACGCGGTGTTCGAGAGCGTGCACGGCTCGGCACCCGACATCGCCGGGCAGGGTGTGGCCAACCCCACCGCCACCGTGCTGTCGGCCGCCATGCTGCTCGACCACCTCGGCGAGCACGACATGGCCCGCAAGCTGGAAAACGCGGTGGACCAGGTGCTCCTCGAGGGCCCGCGCACCCGCGACCTGGGCGGCACCGCCGGCACCCAGGAGTTCACCGACGCGCTGATTCGCTGCATCAAGTAA
- a CDS encoding NAD(P)/FAD-dependent oxidoreductase, translating to MPDLIVIGGGIAGSSLSYLAARAGLRVTLIDAAQARASDVPSALLNPVRGQGGRVEARALEGLRYTWALLAALEEAGYPVPHGRSGVLRPVPDPATQAKWSARLPAGLPHRWREPQELSEVGLGPAWHAVLELPEGGWLDGAALCRALRAASGALTLRAQVARWDARTVTLAGGELLEARRVVFCGGSWGSSRAGLPGVHRRGSLLRLARPLSPVPVSFGAYAAPARAGGVLGATFEAPTDTYRDDPLPLHSLAWLLDKQAALFGHHGGELTGVWTASRLGGGLRFGPQTDGSYALSGLGSKGFLLGPLLASELLRLMLPFE from the coding sequence ATGCCGGACCTGATCGTCATCGGTGGCGGCATCGCCGGAAGCAGCCTGAGCTACCTGGCTGCCCGAGCAGGCCTGAGGGTCACCCTGATCGACGCCGCACAGGCGCGGGCCAGCGACGTGCCAAGCGCGTTGCTCAACCCGGTGCGCGGGCAGGGCGGCCGCGTGGAAGCGCGCGCCCTCGAGGGCCTGCGCTACACCTGGGCGCTGCTGGCAGCCCTCGAGGAGGCCGGGTATCCGGTGCCGCACGGGCGCAGCGGCGTCTTGAGACCGGTACCCGACCCGGCCACGCAGGCCAAGTGGTCGGCCCGGCTGCCCGCCGGGCTGCCGCACCGCTGGCGCGAGCCGCAGGAGCTGTCCGAGGTCGGGCTGGGCCCGGCCTGGCACGCGGTCCTCGAGCTGCCCGAAGGTGGCTGGCTGGACGGCGCCGCGCTGTGCCGCGCCCTGCGCGCGGCGTCGGGCGCTCTGACGCTGCGCGCCCAGGTGGCACGCTGGGACGCCCGCACGGTCACGCTGGCCGGGGGCGAGCTGCTCGAGGCACGGCGGGTGGTGTTCTGCGGCGGCAGCTGGGGCAGCTCGAGAGCGGGCCTGCCCGGCGTGCACCGCCGGGGCAGCCTGCTGCGCCTCGCCCGTCCGCTCTCCCCCGTCCCGGTCAGCTTCGGGGCCTACGCGGCACCCGCCCGAGCGGGCGGGGTACTCGGGGCCACCTTCGAGGCTCCGACCGATACGTACCGCGACGATCCGCTGCCGCTGCACTCGCTGGCGTGGCTGCTGGACAAGCAGGCCGCGCTGTTCGGCCATCACGGCGGGGAGCTGACCGGGGTCTGGACCGCCTCGAGGCTGGGGGGCGGCCTGCGTTTCGGCCCGCAGACCGACGGAAGTTATGCCCTGAGCGGGCTGGGCTCGAAAGGCTTCTTGCTGGGTCCGCTGCTCGCATCCGAACTGCTGCGCCTTATGTTACCGTTCGAGTGA
- the mnmD gene encoding tRNA (5-methylaminomethyl-2-thiouridine)(34)-methyltransferase MnmD — MHPLFTPDGSLTLYSERFGQHYHSRHGAATQARVVYLEGTRTHLHPAPRVLEVGFGAGLNFLTTLSSALERGRALDYLAFEFDPLPAALLAELHAQHPLAGHPLWQAVLKTWGPGGLQLETPELRLEVRVQDVTGAALPERWASALYLDGFSPAANPEVWTPDFCARLAAALVPGGWLATYSAAGAVRRALAAAGLEVHKHRGLAGKREFVTACRT; from the coding sequence ATGCATCCGCTTTTTACCCCCGACGGCAGCCTCACCCTGTACAGCGAACGCTTCGGGCAGCACTACCACTCCCGGCACGGCGCTGCGACCCAGGCGCGGGTGGTGTACCTCGAGGGCACGCGCACGCACCTGCACCCCGCACCCCGCGTCCTCGAGGTGGGCTTCGGGGCCGGACTCAACTTCCTGACCACGCTCTCGAGCGCTCTCGAGCGCGGGCGAGCACTCGATTACCTGGCTTTCGAGTTCGATCCGCTGCCTGCGGCGCTGCTCGCCGAGCTGCACGCGCAGCACCCGCTGGCGGGCCATCCGCTGTGGCAGGCGGTCTTGAAGACCTGGGGTCCGGGGGGGCTGCAGCTCGAGACGCCCGAGCTGCGCCTCGAGGTGCGGGTGCAAGACGTGACCGGTGCCGCGCTGCCCGAGCGCTGGGCGAGCGCTTTATACCTCGACGGGTTCAGCCCGGCGGCCAACCCCGAGGTGTGGACGCCCGACTTCTGCGCGCGGCTGGCCGCAGCCCTGGTCCCGGGCGGGTGGCTGGCCACCTACAGCGCGGCGGGGGCGGTGCGGCGGGCGCTGGCGGCGGCGGGCCTCGAGGTGCACAAGCACCGTGGACTCGCAGGCAAACGGGAGTTTGTTACCGCATGCCGGACCTGA
- a CDS encoding bifunctional metallophosphatase/5'-nucleotidase: MKTISRRDLLKILGVGGVAAGLEGAHAQTQQRPGTFTVTLLHSNDSHDHLEPTTITGKDASGADVRAQYGGVARVKTLIDQLKRRSHNPIVLDAGDAFTGTLYGTVYKGLADLAYIEAWGVQAQTLGNHEFDGGPAQLAEYLKNATFPVVSANVDAEADPLLKGMIKPSTILEVDGQRVGVVGVTTPGTPITSSPGPTVKFLDPYETVQKEVDRLRASGVKYVVVLSHLGYDEDVKLAPRLRGVGVIVGGHSHTPLGKYEGFGLPQPEGDYPTVLKDADGKTILVTQVWEWAKLYGSLRVTFDDSGTPVGWFGKVYPVTSAYKDDVRLAATLRAFMVPLETFRKTVVGTAATVLNGDRVDVRKRETNLGNFIADAYLWKTQKDGAVIALMNGGGIRASIPAGQVTNGQTIEVQPFGNTVYLIDLKGSEIKAALENGVSQWDAGAGRFLQVGGMKYTFDLARPVGNRVVDMQIGTPEKGFAPIDPNATYRVVTNNFIAGGGDGFAVLRDAKGERRDTYFPDYTVVNEYFAFVKNADPKVEGRITILNEKK, encoded by the coding sequence ATGAAAACCATCAGCCGTCGTGACCTGCTGAAGATTCTTGGTGTTGGAGGCGTTGCCGCTGGTCTGGAGGGCGCACACGCCCAGACCCAGCAGCGCCCGGGGACCTTTACGGTTACCCTGCTGCATTCCAACGACTCGCACGACCACCTCGAGCCCACCACCATCACGGGCAAGGACGCCTCGGGCGCGGACGTTCGCGCACAGTACGGCGGCGTGGCCCGGGTCAAGACCCTGATCGACCAGCTCAAGCGCCGCTCGCACAACCCGATCGTGCTCGACGCCGGTGACGCCTTTACCGGCACGCTGTACGGCACGGTGTACAAGGGCCTCGCCGACCTCGCCTACATCGAGGCCTGGGGTGTGCAGGCCCAGACCCTGGGCAACCACGAGTTCGACGGCGGCCCCGCGCAGCTGGCCGAATACCTCAAGAACGCTACCTTCCCGGTGGTCTCGGCCAACGTGGACGCCGAGGCCGACCCGCTGCTGAAGGGCATGATCAAGCCCTCGACCATCCTCGAGGTGGACGGTCAGCGCGTGGGCGTGGTCGGCGTGACCACCCCCGGCACGCCCATCACCTCGAGCCCTGGACCCACCGTCAAGTTCTTGGACCCCTACGAGACCGTGCAGAAGGAAGTGGACCGCCTGCGCGCCTCGGGCGTGAAGTACGTGGTGGTGCTCTCGCACCTGGGCTACGACGAGGACGTCAAGCTCGCACCCCGCCTGCGCGGTGTGGGCGTGATCGTGGGCGGCCACTCGCACACCCCGCTGGGTAAGTACGAGGGCTTCGGGCTGCCCCAGCCCGAGGGCGACTACCCCACCGTGCTCAAGGATGCCGACGGCAAGACCATCTTGGTTACCCAGGTGTGGGAGTGGGCCAAGCTGTACGGCTCGCTGCGCGTGACCTTCGACGACAGCGGCACCCCGGTGGGCTGGTTTGGCAAGGTCTACCCGGTCACCAGCGCTTACAAGGACGACGTGCGCCTCGCCGCGACCCTGCGCGCCTTCATGGTGCCGCTGGAGACCTTCCGCAAGACCGTGGTGGGCACCGCTGCAACCGTGCTCAACGGCGACCGCGTGGACGTGCGCAAGCGCGAGACCAACCTGGGTAACTTCATCGCCGACGCCTACTTGTGGAAGACCCAGAAAGACGGTGCGGTCATCGCCCTGATGAACGGCGGCGGTATCCGTGCCTCGATTCCTGCCGGGCAGGTCACCAACGGTCAGACCATCGAGGTACAGCCGTTCGGTAACACCGTGTACCTGATCGACCTCAAGGGCAGCGAGATCAAGGCGGCCCTCGAGAACGGCGTCTCGCAGTGGGACGCCGGTGCCGGCCGCTTCCTGCAGGTGGGCGGCATGAAGTACACCTTCGATCTCGCCCGCCCGGTGGGCAACCGCGTGGTGGACATGCAGATCGGCACGCCCGAGAAGGGCTTTGCGCCCATTGACCCGAACGCCACCTACCGCGTGGTCACCAACAACTTCATCGCGGGCGGCGGCGACGGCTTCGCGGTGCTGCGCGACGCCAAGGGCGAGCGCCGTGACACCTACTTCCCCGACTACACGGTGGTCAACGAGTACTTCGCCTTCGTCAAGAACGCCGATCCGAAGGTCGAGGGCCGCATCACCATCCTCAACGAGAAGAAGTAA
- a CDS encoding endonuclease MutS2 — MPFDAHALSTLDFPRIRQALAERCATRLGAERAEHLVPGDDERSVQLQLDQVEDALFGVSLQLGGISDIRTSVSRAREGRTLLGSEILEVAYTLDAAMTLKRSVAQHSRGPLLDLAESIGSHVLLVRSALEKLDRDGAVRDDASPKLRQLRRRMNPLRNEIRERLTQVMERWSEMLQENIVTQRRDRFVLPIKAAYVNQVQGIVLDQSATGQTYFVEPAQVVPLNNELAKIILEEEEEVRRILQELSALIAGETSIDTTLRALAEFDLIRAKATLARDWKLGRPERSERGRFRIEGARHPLIENAVANDLTLDDHCRLLLITGPNMGGKTATLKTLGLIVAMHQCGMYVPASRAELPNVRDILVDIGDDQSIEASLSTFAAHLVNLRRVLDSARPDTLILVDELGSGTDPSEGAALSQAILGQLLQQGARGIVTSHLAPLKLYAMETPGLQNASMGFDVERLSPTYRLQVGQPGRSYALAIARRLGMPEGIMREAEAILGPEGGRLERLLENLERERERLRQDREAAERLVREAEANAEALRLERDGILSERDAILAKAQERAEQVYAEAFEQVRTLRQRSRDEAARPRVLEELKELRRASQAARPQPKPEPALEQLRVGSTVEVPAYGATGQVLEVRGEDLVVQMGVLKVNVRRRDVRLKQESKVKVMTLSGGPSSFNKELNLRGEHAEEALEHLRSFIVEAHALHETPLRVVHGKGQGVLRRLIRDYLKNERLVESFHDAEPYAGGHGVTIIHVRK; from the coding sequence GTGCCTTTTGACGCCCACGCTCTTTCCACGCTGGATTTTCCCCGGATACGGCAGGCTCTGGCCGAGCGCTGCGCCACCCGTCTGGGGGCGGAGCGGGCCGAGCACCTCGTGCCGGGCGACGACGAACGCAGCGTGCAGCTTCAGCTGGACCAGGTAGAAGACGCGCTGTTCGGCGTCAGTTTGCAACTCGGCGGTATCAGCGACATCCGCACTTCCGTCTCCCGCGCCCGTGAGGGTCGCACGCTGCTGGGCAGCGAGATCCTCGAGGTGGCCTACACCCTGGACGCGGCGATGACGCTCAAGAGGTCGGTCGCGCAACACTCGCGCGGACCGCTGCTGGACCTTGCGGAATCGATCGGCAGCCACGTGCTGCTGGTGCGTTCCGCCCTCGAGAAGCTCGACCGCGACGGTGCCGTCCGCGACGATGCCAGCCCCAAGCTGCGCCAGCTACGGCGGCGCATGAACCCCTTACGCAATGAAATTCGCGAGCGCCTGACCCAGGTGATGGAACGCTGGAGCGAGATGCTCCAGGAAAACATCGTCACGCAGCGCCGTGATCGCTTCGTGCTGCCGATCAAGGCGGCTTACGTCAATCAGGTCCAGGGCATCGTCCTTGACCAGTCGGCCACCGGGCAGACCTACTTCGTCGAGCCCGCCCAGGTGGTACCGCTCAACAACGAACTCGCCAAGATCATCCTCGAGGAAGAAGAGGAGGTCCGGCGCATCCTGCAGGAGCTCTCGGCCCTGATCGCGGGCGAAACCAGCATCGACACGACCCTGCGGGCGCTGGCCGAGTTTGACCTGATCCGCGCCAAGGCGACTTTGGCGCGCGACTGGAAGCTCGGGCGTCCGGAGCGTTCCGAGCGCGGCCGCTTCCGCATCGAGGGGGCCCGGCACCCCCTGATCGAGAACGCGGTTGCCAACGACCTCACCCTCGACGACCACTGCCGCCTGCTGCTGATCACCGGTCCCAACATGGGCGGCAAGACCGCCACCCTCAAGACCCTGGGACTGATCGTGGCAATGCACCAGTGCGGCATGTACGTTCCGGCCAGCCGCGCCGAGCTGCCCAACGTGCGCGACATCCTGGTGGACATCGGCGACGACCAGAGCATCGAGGCGAGCCTGTCCACCTTCGCCGCTCACCTCGTCAATCTGCGCCGCGTTCTGGACAGCGCGCGGCCCGATACCCTGATCCTGGTCGACGAGCTCGGCTCGGGCACCGACCCGTCCGAGGGCGCCGCCCTCTCGCAGGCCATCTTGGGGCAGCTGCTGCAACAGGGCGCGCGCGGCATCGTCACCAGCCACCTCGCTCCGCTCAAGCTCTACGCCATGGAAACCCCGGGGCTGCAAAACGCCTCGATGGGCTTCGACGTGGAGCGCCTCAGCCCCACCTACCGCCTGCAGGTCGGCCAGCCCGGCCGCTCGTACGCGCTGGCCATCGCGCGCCGTCTGGGCATGCCCGAGGGCATCATGCGCGAGGCCGAGGCGATCTTGGGACCCGAAGGCGGGCGCCTCGAGCGGCTGCTCGAGAACCTCGAGCGCGAACGCGAGCGCCTGCGCCAGGACCGCGAGGCCGCCGAACGCCTCGTGCGCGAGGCCGAGGCGAACGCCGAAGCCCTGCGGCTGGAGCGCGACGGCATTCTCAGCGAGCGCGACGCGATCTTGGCCAAGGCGCAAGAGCGTGCCGAGCAGGTGTACGCCGAGGCCTTCGAGCAGGTTCGTACCCTGCGCCAGCGCAGCCGCGACGAGGCCGCCCGGCCCCGGGTCCTCGAGGAACTCAAGGAGCTGCGCCGCGCCTCGCAGGCGGCGCGCCCCCAACCGAAGCCCGAGCCCGCCCTCGAGCAGCTGAGGGTGGGCTCAACGGTGGAAGTCCCGGCCTACGGGGCCACCGGGCAGGTCCTCGAGGTGCGTGGCGAGGACCTGGTGGTGCAGATGGGCGTCTTGAAGGTCAACGTGCGCCGCCGGGACGTGCGCCTGAAGCAGGAGAGCAAGGTCAAGGTCATGACCCTCTCGGGCGGGCCCAGCTCGTTCAACAAGGAGCTGAACCTGCGCGGCGAGCACGCCGAGGAAGCGCTCGAGCACCTGCGCTCGTTCATCGTGGAGGCGCACGCGCTGCACGAGACGCCGCTGCGGGTGGTGCACGGCAAGGGGCAGGGCGTGCTGCGCCGCCTGATCCGTGACTACCTCAAGAACGAACGGCTGGTGGAGAGTTTCCACGACGCCGAGCCGTACGCGGGCGGACACGGCGTGACCATCATTCACGTGCGGAAATAA
- the rlmN gene encoding 23S rRNA (adenine(2503)-C(2))-methyltransferase RlmN — MKSLLLDLQPESYPLEGYRRKQLLSWVFERAAQDFEEMSNLPKSTREELSERYSLEPFERVETFESTDGSVKYLFTLRDGKQMEAVYMPYLDRKTICVSTMVGCPAKCAFCATGALGFGRNLTAGEIVGQVLYAARHQGIPPKEIRNLVFMGMGEPLLNYNHTMNAARLLLSEDTLNMSNRRVTLSTVGLPKGIRRMAEEDVNVKLAISLHAPDEETRQRIIPTAHANTIEEIMDSAREYQNKTGRRVTFEYAMLRGVNDHLWQADLLADLLRGMVSHVNLIPMNPWDGSGFEESREQDLQAFYDRLEERGIPVSVRRSRGRDAGAACGQLALKRG, encoded by the coding sequence GTGAAGTCGCTTCTGCTGGACCTGCAACCCGAAAGCTACCCCCTCGAGGGCTACCGCCGCAAGCAACTGCTGTCGTGGGTGTTCGAGCGCGCCGCTCAGGACTTCGAGGAGATGAGCAACCTCCCCAAAAGCACCCGTGAGGAACTGAGCGAGCGCTACAGCCTCGAGCCTTTCGAGCGGGTGGAGACTTTCGAATCGACCGACGGCTCGGTGAAGTACCTCTTTACCCTGCGCGACGGCAAGCAGATGGAGGCGGTGTACATGCCCTACCTGGACCGCAAGACCATCTGCGTGTCCACCATGGTGGGCTGCCCGGCCAAGTGCGCTTTCTGCGCGACCGGAGCGCTCGGCTTTGGCCGCAACCTGACCGCGGGGGAGATCGTGGGACAGGTGCTGTACGCCGCGCGCCACCAGGGCATTCCCCCCAAGGAGATCCGCAACCTGGTGTTCATGGGCATGGGCGAACCGCTGCTGAACTACAACCACACCATGAACGCTGCCCGCCTGCTGCTGAGCGAGGACACCCTCAACATGTCCAACCGCCGGGTGACGCTGTCGACCGTGGGGCTTCCCAAAGGCATCCGCCGCATGGCCGAGGAGGACGTGAACGTCAAGCTGGCGATCTCGCTGCACGCACCCGACGAGGAGACCCGGCAGCGCATCATTCCCACCGCGCATGCCAACACCATCGAGGAGATCATGGACTCGGCGCGCGAGTACCAGAACAAGACCGGGCGTCGGGTGACCTTCGAATACGCCATGCTGCGCGGCGTGAACGACCACCTGTGGCAGGCCGACTTGCTGGCCGACCTGCTGCGCGGAATGGTCTCGCACGTCAACCTGATTCCCATGAACCCCTGGGACGGCAGCGGCTTCGAAGAGAGCCGCGAGCAGGACCTGCAGGCCTTCTACGACCGCCTTGAGGAGCGCGGTATTCCGGTTTCGGTGCGCCGCTCGAGGGGCCGTGATGCCGGGGCGGCGTGCGGTCAGCTGGCCCTGAAGCGGGGCTGA